The Prionailurus bengalensis isolate Pbe53 chromosome D2, Fcat_Pben_1.1_paternal_pri, whole genome shotgun sequence genome window below encodes:
- the LOC122493339 gene encoding protein FAM24A-like produces the protein MGLDGGCASKLASSRSGQVNCRVCEMLGLKIIIALGGGLLIVTFVLMAVVICLYYKVANALKCSKAYLALTINNNEATVTMTTDSTNGSYPSIRCCEECNLNANSNPLPP, from the exons ATGGGGCTGGACGGTGGCTGCGCTTCTAAA ttggCCTCATCCAGATCTGGACAGGTTAATTGTC GTGTGTGTGAGATGCTTGGCCTCAAGATTATCATCGCCCTTGGTGGCGGCTTACTGATTGTCACATTTGTGCTGATGGCTGTTGTCATCTGTCTTTACTACAAAGTAGCCAACGCATTGAA ATGTTCAAAGGCATATTTGGCTCTGACCATCAATAATAATGAGGCCACAGTCACGATGACCACAGACTCCACCAATGGGTCCTATCCCAGCATCCGGTGTTGTGAAGAATGTAACTTGAATGCCAACTCGAACCCCCTGCCACCGTGA